From Apium graveolens cultivar Ventura chromosome 9, ASM990537v1, whole genome shotgun sequence, the proteins below share one genomic window:
- the LOC141686826 gene encoding uncharacterized protein LOC141686826: MGTDWGPVFVALVMFILLSPGFLFQLPARTRVMEFGNMYTSGISILVHAVLYFCIYTILIVAIGIHVHFQ; encoded by the coding sequence ATGGGGACTGATTGGGGACCTGTATTCGTGGCGCTAGTAATGTTTATATTGCTGTCACCGGGGTTTCTTTTCCAGTTACCAGCGCGAACGAGAGTGATGGAGTTTGGAAACATGTACACCAGTGGAATTTCAATCTTAGTTCATGCAGTTCTGTATTTTTGTATATACACAATCTTGATTGTTGCTATAGGAATTCATGTACATTTTCAGTGA